One window from the genome of Cyclobacterium amurskyense encodes:
- a CDS encoding amidohydrolase/deacetylase family metallohydrolase: MKLKYRLLLVAMVFTCSLVSAQTYDMLIKGGRLIDPKNNIDATMDIAIKDGKVAKVAKSIAGKDAAKVIEADGLVVTPGLIDIHGHVFHGTKPNHYLSDGLTALPPDGFTFRVGVTTIVDCGGVGWKNFDTFKKNVIDASKTRVLSFMNIVGEGMRGGAWEQNTGDMDAKLSGMVANQNRKHIVGFKVAHYGNRDWIPIDKAVEAGRIANMPVIVDFGGSTAFEPLSIRELFFERLRPGDIYTHTYAELNGSRETVINRESRELEPFILDAQKRGIIFDVGYGGASFEFKQAIPALAAGFYPNTISTDLHTGSMNAAMKDMLNVMTTFLAMGMELPDVIEASTWKPAQVIQRTELGHLSEGAIADLSILNIREGDFTLWDRTGQKVPSENKLECEVTLKDGKVVYDLNGRSIK, encoded by the coding sequence CTACTATGGACATCGCCATTAAAGATGGTAAGGTGGCAAAAGTGGCTAAGTCAATCGCAGGTAAAGATGCGGCCAAAGTTATTGAAGCTGATGGTCTTGTTGTAACTCCCGGGTTGATTGATATTCATGGCCATGTATTTCACGGTACAAAACCAAACCATTACTTAAGTGACGGCCTTACGGCTTTACCACCTGATGGTTTCACTTTCCGAGTAGGTGTTACCACTATTGTTGATTGTGGTGGCGTTGGATGGAAGAACTTTGATACCTTCAAAAAAAATGTAATAGACGCAAGCAAAACTAGGGTATTGAGTTTTATGAATATCGTTGGTGAAGGCATGCGTGGTGGAGCCTGGGAACAAAATACGGGCGATATGGATGCCAAATTGAGTGGCATGGTAGCTAATCAAAACCGTAAACACATTGTAGGCTTTAAGGTAGCGCATTATGGTAACCGTGACTGGATTCCAATTGACAAAGCGGTGGAAGCAGGTAGAATTGCTAATATGCCTGTAATTGTTGATTTCGGTGGATCTACCGCTTTCGAACCTCTTTCTATTCGTGAATTGTTTTTTGAGCGATTAAGACCAGGGGATATTTATACCCATACTTATGCTGAACTTAATGGTTCAAGGGAAACAGTGATAAACCGCGAAAGCAGAGAGTTGGAACCATTTATTTTGGATGCACAAAAAAGAGGAATCATTTTTGACGTAGGTTATGGTGGTGCTAGCTTCGAATTTAAGCAAGCAATTCCTGCTTTGGCTGCTGGATTTTATCCAAACACCATCAGTACTGATCTTCATACAGGAAGTATGAATGCTGCTATGAAAGACATGCTTAATGTAATGACTACCTTTTTGGCAATGGGAATGGAACTTCCTGATGTTATAGAAGCAAGTACATGGAAACCTGCTCAAGTCATTCAAAGGACAGAATTGGGACACCTTTCTGAAGGAGCCATAGCTGACCTTAGCATTTTAAATATTAGAGAAGGTGATTTTACACTTTGGGATAGAACTGGACAAAAAGTCCCTTCTGAAAATAAATTAGAGTGTGAAGTAACCCTTAAAGATGGTAAAGTGGTTTATGATTTAAATGGACGTTCCATTAAATAA
- the trxA gene encoding thioredoxin, with protein sequence MAKAIEITDSSFDEVIKSEQPVLVDFWAEWCGPCKMIGPIVEELAGDYDGKVTIGKIDVDANQDIPGRFGIRSIPTLLIFKGGEVVDKVVGAVPKSVLVDKLEAQL encoded by the coding sequence ATGGCAAAAGCAATAGAAATTACAGATAGCAGTTTTGATGAAGTAATCAAATCTGAACAGCCAGTATTGGTAGATTTTTGGGCAGAATGGTGCGGACCTTGTAAAATGATTGGCCCAATAGTAGAAGAACTTGCGGGAGATTATGATGGTAAGGTCACCATCGGTAAAATAGATGTAGATGCCAACCAAGATATTCCAGGCAGATTCGGAATCAGAAGTATTCCAACTCTCTTGATCTTCAAAGGTGGAGAGGTAGTAGATAAAGTAGTAGGTGCAGTTCCTAAATCTGTACTTGTTGATAAATTGGAAGCTCAGTTATAA